A single window of Usitatibacter rugosus DNA harbors:
- a CDS encoding LytR/AlgR family response regulator transcription factor — MKTPTCVIADDEPLLRAQLKSRLARLWPELAIAHEMENGRDVQAVIDEHSPTLFFLDIHMPGVNGLEAARAIGKQAHIVFVTAFDQYAVEAFEQGAIDYVLKPFNEERLATTVERLRERLGGEPPVLEQLISDLASRLGGKAQDHLRWIKASVGQNVRLIPVEEVLFFQSDEKYTRVVTIDSETLIRKPIKELLDELDPDKFWQIHRATIVNVDHIATVKRGLKDQAELALRDHREALVVSRAFTHLFKQM, encoded by the coding sequence ATGAAGACACCGACCTGCGTCATCGCCGACGACGAGCCGCTATTGCGGGCGCAGCTCAAGTCGCGGCTCGCGCGCCTGTGGCCCGAGCTCGCCATCGCCCACGAGATGGAGAACGGCCGCGACGTGCAGGCCGTGATCGACGAGCATTCGCCCACGCTCTTCTTCCTCGACATCCACATGCCCGGCGTGAACGGCCTCGAGGCGGCGCGCGCGATCGGCAAGCAGGCCCACATCGTGTTCGTGACCGCCTTCGACCAGTACGCGGTCGAGGCTTTCGAGCAAGGCGCGATCGACTACGTGCTGAAGCCCTTCAACGAGGAGCGCCTGGCCACCACGGTGGAGCGCCTGCGCGAGCGCCTGGGCGGCGAGCCGCCGGTGCTGGAGCAGCTCATCTCCGACCTCGCCTCGCGCCTGGGCGGCAAGGCCCAGGACCACCTGCGCTGGATCAAGGCCTCGGTGGGCCAGAACGTCCGGCTGATCCCGGTGGAGGAGGTGCTCTTCTTCCAGTCCGACGAGAAGTACACCCGCGTGGTGACGATCGATTCCGAGACCCTCATCCGCAAGCCCATCAAGGAGCTCCTGGACGAGCTGGACCCGGACAAGTTCTGGCAGATCCACCGGGCGACCATCGTGAACGTGGACCATATCGCCACGGTGAAGCGGGGCCTCAAGGACCAGGCGGAGCTGGCCCTCCGGGACCACCGGGAGGCGCTGGTCGTTTCGCGAGCGTTCACTCACCTTTTCAAGCAGATGTAG
- a CDS encoding sensor histidine kinase, with protein MSRYAYLFEGLTVRRVAWVTLICVVATAIVVWFFINTYLDLLVTSLCVGYTSMVLFTIAGNLRESAMPREVRQVLAIVAGSFIGTVLTGIVKGRDLLQMFTERLAGVTISMSLGIGFGCVVVAWFILREKLARDQARILAAESERHQFEKNMLQARLQLMQAQVEPHFLFNTLANVQHLVETDPANASRMLDSLIKYLRAAMPQMRESATNLGREVEMSRAFLEITRMRMGTRLTYDVDVPEALRSRQFPPMMLISLVENAVKHGIDPCCDAGSISIRAREDNGRLTVSVADTGEGILPKKGTGVGLSNIRERLKTLHGTSARLILQENAPHGVVAAIEIDDNPATEAAPTVTGAAAAA; from the coding sequence ATGAGCCGCTACGCCTACCTCTTCGAGGGGTTGACGGTCCGGCGCGTGGCTTGGGTAACCCTCATCTGCGTGGTCGCCACGGCGATCGTGGTGTGGTTCTTCATCAACACGTATCTCGACCTGCTGGTGACGTCGCTCTGCGTCGGCTACACCAGCATGGTTCTGTTCACCATCGCGGGGAACCTGCGCGAGTCGGCCATGCCGCGCGAGGTGCGCCAGGTGCTCGCCATCGTGGCGGGGTCCTTCATCGGCACGGTGCTCACCGGCATCGTGAAGGGCCGCGACCTGCTGCAGATGTTCACCGAGCGCCTCGCGGGCGTGACGATCAGCATGAGCCTTGGCATCGGCTTCGGCTGCGTCGTGGTGGCGTGGTTCATCCTGCGCGAGAAGCTCGCGCGCGACCAGGCGCGGATCCTCGCCGCCGAGAGCGAGCGCCACCAGTTCGAGAAGAACATGCTGCAAGCGCGGTTGCAGCTCATGCAGGCGCAGGTCGAGCCGCACTTCCTCTTCAACACGCTCGCCAACGTTCAGCACCTGGTCGAGACGGATCCGGCGAACGCGAGCCGCATGCTGGACAGCCTCATCAAGTACCTGCGCGCCGCGATGCCGCAGATGCGAGAGTCGGCGACCAACCTCGGACGGGAGGTGGAGATGTCGCGCGCTTTCCTCGAGATCACGCGCATGCGCATGGGCACGCGCCTCACGTACGACGTCGATGTTCCGGAGGCCCTTCGCAGCCGCCAGTTCCCGCCGATGATGCTGATCTCGCTCGTGGAGAACGCGGTCAAGCACGGCATCGATCCGTGTTGCGACGCCGGCTCCATCAGCATCCGCGCGCGCGAGGACAACGGCCGCCTCACCGTCTCCGTGGCCGACACGGGCGAGGGCATCCTGCCGAAGAAGGGAACGGGCGTGGGCCTGTCGAACATCCGCGAGCGCCTGAAGACGCTGCACGGCACCTCCGCTCGCCTGATCCTGCAGGAGAACGCGCCCCACGGCGTCGTGGCCGCGATCGAAATCGACGATAATCCCGCCACTGAAGCGGCGCCCACCGTGACCGGCGCCGCGGCCGCGGCCTAG
- a CDS encoding sodium:solute symporter family protein, translated as MLITCILVYLAVSIAIGLYAARRVQDARDFAVAGKRFGTVVVTATVFATWFGAETVLGIPATFLKDGLRGLVADPFAAMGCLVLVGLVFARAFYRLDVLTLGDYFRRRFDRPTEIVLSLCIAFSYLGWIAAQFVAIGLAFNVLSHGAIDTRTGIVIGTVAVLIYTIRGGMWSVALTDFFQAIVIIGGMLYVAWVVSDLAGGAGRVVDALATSERMALLPEPDARSILAWISAALIVLCGSVPQQDVLQRVMSAKDEGVAVRASILGGVLYFIVASLPIFLVGAATLIDAPLVDRLIKDDYQLILPTLILERTPLAVQVLFFGALLSAILSTAGGALLAPAVVIAENVVRPVMERRGAGPLGDARLLKTMRVSVLLLGLAVLAMALTSKMSIYQLVNESGKVVLVSAFVPLTAGLFWKRATARGAHLSIAAGLVTWIVLEAVAPEVVVPPALAGLLAGVLGMMLGSMASRPKAVIPA; from the coding sequence ATGCTAATCACCTGCATCCTCGTATACCTCGCCGTGTCGATCGCGATCGGCCTGTACGCGGCGCGGCGCGTGCAGGACGCGCGGGATTTCGCGGTCGCGGGCAAGCGCTTCGGCACGGTGGTCGTCACGGCGACCGTGTTCGCCACGTGGTTCGGCGCCGAGACGGTACTCGGCATTCCCGCCACGTTCCTGAAGGATGGCCTTCGCGGCCTGGTCGCGGATCCGTTCGCGGCGATGGGCTGCCTGGTGCTCGTGGGCCTCGTCTTCGCGCGCGCCTTCTATCGACTCGACGTGCTCACGCTCGGCGACTACTTCCGCCGCCGGTTCGACCGGCCGACCGAAATCGTGCTGTCGCTGTGCATCGCGTTCTCGTACCTGGGATGGATCGCCGCGCAGTTCGTGGCGATCGGGCTCGCGTTCAACGTCCTGTCGCACGGCGCCATCGACACGCGCACCGGCATCGTGATCGGTACCGTGGCCGTCCTCATCTATACGATCCGCGGCGGCATGTGGTCGGTGGCGCTCACCGACTTCTTCCAGGCGATCGTGATCATCGGCGGCATGCTCTACGTCGCGTGGGTCGTCTCGGACCTCGCCGGCGGTGCAGGACGTGTGGTCGACGCCCTCGCGACCTCCGAGCGGATGGCCCTCCTGCCCGAGCCCGACGCACGCTCGATCCTCGCGTGGATCTCCGCCGCCCTGATCGTGCTGTGCGGCTCGGTCCCGCAACAGGATGTCCTCCAGCGTGTGATGAGCGCGAAGGATGAAGGGGTCGCGGTGCGCGCCTCGATCCTCGGCGGCGTTCTCTATTTCATCGTCGCCTCGCTGCCGATCTTCCTCGTCGGTGCGGCGACACTCATCGACGCGCCGCTCGTCGACCGGCTGATCAAGGACGACTACCAGCTGATCCTTCCCACGCTCATCCTCGAGCGCACGCCGCTCGCGGTGCAGGTGCTCTTCTTCGGCGCGTTGTTGTCGGCCATCCTCTCCACCGCGGGCGGCGCGCTCCTGGCGCCGGCAGTCGTCATCGCGGAGAACGTCGTTCGGCCGGTGATGGAGCGACGCGGCGCAGGCCCGCTCGGCGATGCCCGCCTCCTGAAGACCATGCGGGTGAGCGTGCTGCTCCTCGGGCTCGCGGTCCTGGCCATGGCCCTCACCTCGAAGATGTCCATCTACCAGCTGGTCAACGAGTCGGGGAAGGTCGTGCTCGTGTCGGCTTTCGTTCCGCTGACGGCCGGCCTGTTCTGGAAGCGGGCCACGGCCCGCGGCGCCCACCTCTCCATTGCCGCGGGGCTGGTCACCTGGATCGTGCTGGAGGCCGTGGCTCCCGAAGTGGTCGTCCCCCCGGCGTTGGCCGGCCTGCTGGCGGGTGTCCTGGGGATGATGTTGGGTTCAATGGCGTCCCGTCCGAAGGCCGTCATCCCCGCGTAG
- a CDS encoding sodium:solute symporter family protein, whose amino-acid sequence MLLSFVIIYWIISVGIGIYAAKWVHNSRDFAVAGRRMPMYIVTATVFATWFGSETVLGIPATFMKEGFSGIIADPFGSSLCLILVGLFFARPLYRMNLLTIGDYYRKRYSRPVEMLTTLCIVISYLGWVGAQIKALGLVFFVVSGGSVTQEWGMIIGASTVLVYTVLGGMFSVAITDFIQMIIIVLGMLYIAFAVSGIVPGGAEAVITHAANNDKFQILPKPELKEVLWFLAAWMTMMLGSIPQQDVFQRVQSAKSEDIAARSAIVGGIMYFCFAFIPMYLAYSASLIDPAMVSGALKEGGDAQLILPNLILSPIVPIFAQIMFFGALLSAIKSCASATLLAPSVSFSENILRPFFPNIPDHKFLQLMRVVLVGFTILVTSFAMSTDASIYKMVENAYKVTLVGAFVPLVCGLYWKRATNLGGMLAVLFGLVIWIGCEYYYKEATVPPQMAGLIASFAGMIIGSLAFRSLQREATA is encoded by the coding sequence ATGCTGCTGTCGTTCGTGATCATCTACTGGATCATCTCCGTCGGGATCGGCATCTACGCCGCCAAGTGGGTGCACAACTCGAGGGACTTCGCGGTCGCCGGCCGGCGGATGCCGATGTACATCGTCACCGCCACGGTCTTCGCCACGTGGTTCGGCTCCGAGACGGTGCTGGGCATCCCGGCCACCTTCATGAAGGAGGGCTTCTCCGGGATCATCGCGGATCCGTTCGGCTCCTCGCTCTGCCTGATCCTCGTGGGCCTGTTCTTCGCGCGGCCGCTCTACCGCATGAACCTCCTCACCATCGGCGACTACTACCGCAAGCGCTACAGCCGCCCGGTGGAGATGCTGACGACGCTCTGCATCGTGATCAGCTACCTCGGCTGGGTGGGTGCGCAGATCAAGGCGCTGGGCCTGGTGTTCTTCGTGGTCTCCGGCGGCTCGGTCACGCAGGAGTGGGGGATGATCATCGGCGCCTCCACGGTGCTGGTGTACACGGTGCTGGGCGGCATGTTCTCGGTGGCGATCACCGACTTCATCCAGATGATCATCATCGTGCTCGGCATGCTCTACATCGCGTTCGCGGTGAGCGGCATCGTGCCGGGCGGCGCCGAGGCGGTGATCACGCACGCGGCGAACAACGACAAGTTCCAGATCCTGCCCAAGCCCGAGCTGAAGGAGGTGCTCTGGTTCCTTGCGGCGTGGATGACCATGATGCTGGGCTCCATCCCGCAGCAGGATGTCTTCCAGCGCGTGCAGTCGGCAAAGAGCGAGGACATCGCCGCGCGCTCGGCGATCGTCGGCGGCATCATGTACTTCTGCTTCGCCTTCATCCCGATGTACCTCGCCTACTCGGCGAGCCTGATCGACCCGGCGATGGTCTCGGGCGCGCTGAAGGAGGGCGGCGACGCGCAGCTGATCCTGCCGAACCTGATCCTCTCGCCGATCGTGCCGATCTTCGCGCAGATCATGTTCTTCGGAGCGCTGCTCTCGGCCATCAAGAGCTGCGCCTCGGCCACGCTGCTGGCGCCGTCGGTGAGCTTCAGCGAGAACATCCTGCGGCCGTTCTTCCCGAACATCCCCGACCACAAGTTCCTGCAGCTGATGCGCGTGGTCCTGGTGGGCTTCACGATCCTCGTCACCTCGTTCGCGATGAGCACCGACGCGTCGATCTACAAGATGGTGGAGAACGCGTACAAGGTCACGCTCGTGGGTGCGTTCGTTCCCCTTGTGTGCGGCCTCTACTGGAAGCGCGCCACCAACCTGGGCGGCATGCTCGCCGTACTCTTCGGCCTCGTGATCTGGATCGGCTGCGAGTACTACTACAAGGAAGCCACCGTGCCCCCGCAGATGGCCGGCCTCATCGCCAGCTTCGCGGGGATGATCATCGGGTCGCTCGCCTTCCGCTCCCTGCAACGCGAAGCGACGGCTTGA
- a CDS encoding ABC transporter ATP-binding protein, with amino-acid sequence MSAISLDGVAKHWGETRAVDSISFAVEPGSFVALLGPSGCGKSTTLRLIAGLDTPTAGRITIAGRDVTQAPPAERGISMVFQSYALFPHLTVAENIVFGLEVRKVPAAEREARLKKVAELLGLGALLARKPSQLSGGQQQRVALGRAIIAETPVCLMDEPLSNLDAQLRGEMRREIRSLQRRLGITMVYVTHDQTEAMTMADRIVLMRSGKIEQNGTPEDLYERPATAFTASFIGAPPMNLIKTAGVDGTIGVRPEDLRLSSDGLAAVVESVEYLGADSLVAARTDAQEVLVRVPGHATVKTGDPIRISWDKQHEHRFDNHGGRQQ; translated from the coding sequence GTGTCAGCCATTTCGCTCGACGGCGTCGCCAAGCACTGGGGAGAAACGCGGGCCGTCGATTCCATCTCCTTCGCCGTGGAGCCCGGATCGTTCGTGGCCTTGCTGGGGCCGTCCGGGTGCGGCAAGTCGACGACGCTGCGGCTCATCGCCGGCCTCGACACTCCCACCGCAGGGCGCATCACGATCGCCGGCCGCGACGTGACCCAGGCGCCTCCGGCCGAGCGCGGCATCTCGATGGTCTTCCAGTCGTACGCACTCTTCCCCCACCTCACCGTGGCCGAGAACATCGTCTTCGGCCTCGAGGTGCGCAAGGTTCCGGCCGCCGAGCGCGAGGCAAGGCTGAAGAAGGTCGCGGAGCTGCTGGGCCTGGGCGCGTTGCTGGCCCGCAAGCCGTCGCAGCTCTCCGGTGGGCAGCAACAGCGCGTGGCCCTGGGCCGGGCCATCATCGCCGAGACGCCGGTGTGCCTCATGGACGAGCCGCTGTCGAACCTCGACGCCCAGCTACGCGGCGAGATGCGCCGTGAGATCCGCTCGCTGCAGCGCCGCCTCGGCATCACGATGGTCTACGTGACCCACGACCAGACCGAGGCCATGACCATGGCCGACCGCATCGTGCTGATGCGCTCCGGGAAGATCGAGCAGAACGGCACGCCCGAGGATCTCTACGAGCGGCCCGCCACCGCGTTCACGGCCTCCTTCATCGGGGCGCCGCCGATGAACCTCATCAAGACCGCGGGCGTCGACGGCACCATCGGAGTGCGCCCCGAGGACCTGCGCCTTTCATCGGATGGACTCGCGGCGGTGGTGGAATCCGTCGAGTACCTCGGCGCCGATTCGCTGGTGGCGGCCCGCACGGATGCGCAGGAGGTGCTGGTGCGCGTCCCCGGCCACGCCACCGTGAAGACCGGCGACCCCATTCGCATCAGCTGGGACAAGCAACACGAGCATCGCTTCGACAACCACGGAGGAAGACAACAATGA
- a CDS encoding ABC transporter substrate-binding protein, producing the protein MKTLQRAARALALGLTATALSAFAQTEITFYYPVAVGGPITKTIDQMSADFEKENPGIKVKPVYAGTYQETLVKAITAQKAGTPPTTAILLSTDMYTLIDEDAITPFEEINSGADDAAWRKSFYPAFMANSQTGGKTWGIPFQRSTIVLYWNKELFKEAGLDPNKAPANWKEMLEYAQKLTKKDASGNVTQWGVQIPSSGFPYWLFQGLTTPNGVELMNAAGTETYFDKPEVVEALQFWVDLGRKHKVMPAGVIEWGTTPKDFFEKKIAMMWTTTGNLTNVKNNAKFDFGVAMLPASKKRGSPTGGGNFYVFKKATKEQQVAAAKFAKFMTTPERAAQWGMDTGYVAVRPDAWATAKMTEYVKGFPVASVARDQLQYSVAELSTHDNQRVTKALNDGIQAALTGAKEPAAAMKDAQAEATRILRTYK; encoded by the coding sequence ATGAAGACCCTGCAACGCGCCGCGCGCGCGCTCGCCCTCGGCCTCACCGCCACGGCGCTTTCCGCGTTCGCGCAGACGGAGATCACGTTCTACTACCCGGTCGCCGTCGGCGGACCCATCACGAAGACGATCGACCAGATGTCGGCCGACTTCGAGAAGGAAAACCCCGGCATCAAAGTGAAACCGGTGTACGCGGGCACGTACCAGGAGACGCTGGTGAAGGCGATCACGGCGCAGAAGGCCGGCACGCCGCCCACCACCGCGATCCTGCTCTCCACCGACATGTACACGCTGATCGACGAGGACGCGATCACGCCGTTCGAAGAGATCAATTCCGGCGCCGACGACGCCGCGTGGCGGAAGTCCTTCTACCCCGCGTTCATGGCCAACAGCCAGACCGGCGGCAAGACCTGGGGCATCCCGTTCCAGCGGTCCACCATCGTGTTGTATTGGAACAAGGAGCTCTTCAAGGAAGCGGGGCTGGATCCCAACAAGGCGCCCGCCAACTGGAAGGAGATGCTCGAGTACGCGCAGAAGCTCACGAAGAAGGATGCCTCCGGCAACGTCACGCAGTGGGGCGTGCAGATCCCGTCGTCGGGTTTCCCGTATTGGCTCTTCCAGGGCCTCACGACCCCCAACGGCGTGGAGCTGATGAACGCCGCGGGCACCGAGACCTACTTCGACAAGCCTGAAGTGGTCGAGGCCCTGCAGTTCTGGGTGGACCTGGGCCGCAAGCACAAGGTGATGCCCGCGGGCGTGATCGAGTGGGGCACCACGCCGAAGGATTTCTTCGAGAAGAAGATCGCGATGATGTGGACCACGACGGGCAACCTCACCAACGTGAAGAACAACGCCAAGTTCGATTTCGGCGTCGCGATGCTGCCGGCTTCGAAGAAGCGCGGCTCGCCCACCGGCGGCGGCAACTTCTACGTCTTCAAGAAGGCGACGAAGGAGCAGCAGGTTGCCGCGGCCAAGTTCGCGAAGTTCATGACGACGCCGGAGCGTGCCGCGCAGTGGGGCATGGATACGGGCTATGTCGCGGTTCGTCCCGACGCGTGGGCCACGGCGAAGATGACGGAGTACGTGAAGGGCTTCCCGGTGGCTTCCGTCGCGCGTGACCAGCTGCAGTACTCGGTGGCGGAGCTTTCCACGCACGACAACCAGCGCGTCACCAAGGCGTTGAACGACGGCATCCAGGCGGCCCTCACGGGTGCAAAGGAACCAGCGGCGGCGATGAAGGATGCCCAGGCCGAGGCCACCCGCATCCTGCGTACGTACAAGTGA
- a CDS encoding HAD family hydrolase, with amino-acid sequence MNDRHPREGGGPVFKLVIFDCDGVLIDSEPIANRVFRDGLAAAGLDLPIETVMSTFVGNTKDGCIELAGRMLGRPLPADFGDRWDRELFAALRAEVKPVEGIPELLASMRIPYCVASNGNPDRMQLALEAAGLLRFVDGRIFTASQVAKPKPAPDLFLHAAKTMGAAPRDCAVIEDTPTGTKAGVAAGMKVFGYAGAPHSDAASLSAHGATVFWAVSELPALLEPA; translated from the coding sequence GTGAACGACCGTCACCCCCGCGAAGGCGGGGGTCCAGTATTCAAGCTGGTCATCTTCGACTGTGATGGCGTCCTCATCGACTCCGAGCCGATCGCGAACCGCGTGTTCCGCGACGGGCTCGCTGCGGCGGGGCTCGACCTTCCGATCGAGACAGTGATGAGCACGTTCGTGGGCAACACGAAGGACGGCTGCATCGAGCTGGCCGGGCGCATGCTCGGCCGGCCATTGCCTGCGGATTTCGGCGACCGCTGGGACCGCGAGCTGTTCGCGGCGCTGCGAGCCGAGGTTAAGCCCGTGGAAGGTATTCCGGAGCTGCTGGCGTCGATGCGCATTCCGTACTGCGTCGCTTCGAACGGCAATCCCGACCGCATGCAGTTGGCACTGGAGGCTGCGGGCCTGCTTCGGTTCGTCGATGGACGCATCTTCACTGCTTCCCAGGTCGCGAAGCCGAAGCCCGCGCCGGATCTGTTTCTCCACGCGGCGAAGACGATGGGGGCCGCCCCGCGCGACTGCGCCGTCATCGAAGACACGCCGACCGGAACGAAAGCCGGCGTCGCAGCGGGAATGAAGGTGTTCGGTTACGCCGGCGCTCCCCACTCCGATGCCGCGAGCCTATCGGCGCACGGCGCCACGGTGTTCTGGGCCGTGAGCGAGCTGCCCGCGTTGCTGGAGCCTGCGTGA
- a CDS encoding carbohydrate ABC transporter permease, whose translation MSRSAIHGWLLLLPSLALLALFTHWPIVGTVIDSFFGTPKGKRPAPFVGLENYQVMVADEVFWKSLWNNLWFALGTIPLSIILALAMALWVNSAMRGKTWLRMAFFTPTVLPMIAVANIWLFFFTPQYGLLEQFTGLFGFSGRNYLGSESTALVCMMIVAVWKEAGFFMIFYLAALQSIPPSLAEAAAIEGAPRSYYLRRIVLPLLMPTTLFVMVNAVINAFRMVDHIVVMTKGGPNNATSLLLFHIYQVGFNFWDTGYAAALTVVLLAILALVAVGQFVFLDRKVHYQ comes from the coding sequence GTGAGCCGAAGCGCGATCCACGGCTGGCTGCTCCTGCTGCCCTCGTTGGCGTTGCTGGCGCTCTTCACCCACTGGCCGATCGTGGGCACGGTGATCGACAGTTTCTTCGGCACGCCCAAGGGCAAGCGCCCGGCGCCGTTCGTGGGCCTCGAGAACTACCAGGTGATGGTGGCCGACGAGGTGTTCTGGAAGTCGCTGTGGAACAACCTGTGGTTCGCACTCGGGACCATTCCCCTTTCGATCATCCTCGCGCTCGCGATGGCGCTTTGGGTGAACAGCGCGATGCGCGGCAAGACGTGGCTGAGGATGGCGTTCTTCACGCCGACGGTGCTGCCGATGATCGCCGTGGCCAACATCTGGCTCTTCTTCTTCACGCCGCAGTACGGGCTGCTCGAGCAGTTCACGGGGCTCTTCGGCTTCTCGGGCCGCAACTACCTCGGCAGCGAATCGACGGCACTCGTCTGCATGATGATCGTCGCGGTGTGGAAGGAAGCCGGCTTCTTCATGATCTTCTACCTCGCGGCGCTGCAGTCGATCCCGCCGTCGCTTGCGGAAGCCGCGGCCATCGAGGGCGCGCCGCGCTCGTACTATCTGAGAAGGATCGTGCTGCCGCTGCTGATGCCCACCACGCTCTTCGTGATGGTGAACGCGGTGATCAACGCTTTCCGGATGGTCGATCACATCGTGGTGATGACGAAGGGCGGACCGAACAACGCCACGTCGCTGCTGCTGTTCCACATCTACCAGGTCGGCTTCAACTTCTGGGACACGGGCTATGCCGCGGCGCTGACCGTCGTGCTGCTCGCGATCCTCGCGCTGGTGGCGGTCGGGCAGTTCGTGTTCCTCGACCGCAAGGTCCACTACCAATGA
- a CDS encoding carbohydrate ABC transporter permease — translation MSRHYEPRGIALGVETVAAWALGILWILPLIYAVWTAFHPSEYSARFSLMAPLTLENFRRAWDAAPFARYFLNSFMLVTLVLSMQLVLCTLAAYAFARYEFRGKDTVFLLVLIQLMIMPDVLLVENYRTMGKLGLLDSIPAIALPYAASAFGIFLLRQTFKSVPRELDEAARVEGAGPLTVLWRVYVPLAKPVYLAYGLVSVSYHWNNFLWPLIVTNSVTSRPVTVGLQVFSSGDQGIDWSIITAATLMTSAPLLLAFLLFQRQFVQSFMRAGIR, via the coding sequence ATGAGCCGCCACTACGAGCCGCGCGGAATCGCGCTCGGTGTCGAGACGGTCGCGGCGTGGGCGCTGGGCATTCTCTGGATCCTGCCGCTGATCTACGCCGTGTGGACCGCGTTCCATCCCAGCGAGTACTCCGCGCGCTTCTCGCTCATGGCGCCGCTCACGCTCGAGAATTTCCGCCGCGCCTGGGACGCCGCTCCGTTCGCGCGCTACTTCCTCAACAGCTTCATGCTCGTGACGCTGGTGCTCTCGATGCAGCTCGTGCTGTGCACCCTCGCCGCCTACGCTTTCGCACGCTACGAGTTCCGCGGCAAGGACACGGTGTTCCTGCTGGTACTGATCCAGCTGATGATCATGCCGGACGTGCTGCTGGTGGAGAACTACCGCACGATGGGAAAGCTCGGGCTCCTCGACTCGATTCCCGCGATCGCGCTGCCCTACGCGGCGTCGGCGTTCGGGATCTTTCTCCTGAGGCAGACCTTCAAGTCGGTCCCACGCGAATTGGACGAGGCCGCGCGCGTCGAAGGCGCCGGGCCGCTCACCGTGCTGTGGCGCGTCTATGTTCCGCTCGCGAAGCCCGTGTACCTCGCCTACGGGCTCGTCTCGGTGAGCTATCACTGGAACAACTTCCTCTGGCCGCTCATCGTCACCAACTCCGTGACCTCTCGGCCCGTGACCGTGGGCCTGCAGGTGTTCTCGTCCGGCGATCAGGGTATCGACTGGTCGATCATCACGGCGGCCACCCTCATGACGTCGGCGCCGCTGTTGCTCGCGTTCCTCCTCTTCCAGCGCCAGTTCGTCCAGTCCTTCATGAGGGCCGGGATCCGATGA
- the blaOXA gene encoding class D beta-lactamase, with protein sequence MKRIAPSLLMLLAGLHAGASETVERPGWKRHFDAYGVAGTFVLYEPAKNRYSVLDPERARHGYLPASTFKVPNALIGLEVGSIRDEHEVFRWDGKPKPRHSWEQDHTLDTGMKESVVWMFQEVARRTGKARMKEWIERFAYGNRDIGGGIDLFWLQGQMRISAFEQVEFLRKLEEGRLPVSARSRRLVRDALRVEETAGYTIYAKTGTTGAVREPVVWWVGWIEREGVVTAYFAMNATPTKASKFAHRYAITRAILKEAGVTK encoded by the coding sequence ATGAAACGCATTGCCCCCTCGCTTTTGATGCTCCTGGCCGGGCTGCACGCGGGCGCTTCCGAGACGGTGGAGCGGCCGGGCTGGAAGCGCCACTTCGACGCCTACGGGGTGGCGGGCACCTTCGTGCTCTACGAGCCCGCAAAGAACCGTTACTCGGTCCTCGACCCGGAGCGCGCCCGCCACGGCTACCTGCCCGCGTCCACCTTCAAGGTCCCCAACGCGCTGATCGGCCTCGAGGTGGGCTCGATCCGCGACGAGCACGAGGTCTTCCGCTGGGACGGCAAGCCCAAGCCGCGCCATTCCTGGGAGCAGGACCACACGCTCGACACCGGCATGAAGGAGAGCGTCGTGTGGATGTTCCAGGAGGTCGCTCGCCGCACCGGCAAGGCCCGCATGAAGGAGTGGATCGAGCGCTTCGCCTACGGCAACCGCGATATCGGCGGCGGGATCGATCTCTTCTGGCTCCAGGGGCAGATGCGCATCAGCGCTTTCGAGCAGGTGGAGTTCCTTCGCAAGCTCGAGGAAGGGCGGTTGCCTGTGAGCGCCCGTTCGCGGCGACTCGTACGCGATGCCCTGCGTGTCGAGGAGACCGCGGGATACACCATCTATGCGAAGACCGGCACCACCGGCGCCGTGCGCGAGCCTGTCGTGTGGTGGGTCGGTTGGATCGAGCGCGAGGGCGTCGTGACCGCCTACTTCGCGATGAACGCCACTCCGACGAAGGCCAGCAAGTTCGCGCACCGCTACGCCATCACGCGGGCAATCCTGAAAGAAGCAGGCGTGACAAAATGA